The following coding sequences are from one Actinomycetota bacterium window:
- a CDS encoding CAP domain-containing protein translates to MSGGKTRLRVLAALVGALVFTASSPFPKANALTSDEGSLLSYTNASRAQYGKAKLTLSSDLVSVARKHSAEMAAKGAIYHNSSIGSDVDDWKKIGENVGRGPSAKSVHQAFMGSSSHRTHILEGAYNRIGVGTVWKGSTLYVTVIFVDPVGGTTL, encoded by the coding sequence GTGTCTGGGGGGAAGACCCGTTTGCGGGTCCTCGCAGCCCTCGTCGGCGCTCTCGTCTTCACCGCATCTTCCCCCTTCCCTAAGGCGAACGCGCTCACGTCCGACGAGGGCTCATTGCTGTCCTACACGAACGCGTCGCGGGCGCAGTACGGGAAGGCGAAGCTCACGCTCTCGAGCGATCTTGTCTCCGTGGCGCGCAAACACAGCGCAGAGATGGCGGCCAAAGGCGCCATCTACCACAACTCAAGCATCGGCAGCGACGTAGACGATTGGAAGAAGATCGGCGAGAACGTCGGCCGCGGCCCTTCGGCGAAATCCGTGCATCAAGCGTTCATGGGGTCGAGCTCGCATCGCACCCACATCCTCGAAGGCGCGTACAACCGGATCGGCGTCGGTACCGTGTGGAAAGGCAGCACGCTCTACGTGACCGTGATCTTCGTCGATCCGGTCGGCGGCACAACCCTGG